One Pseudomonas sp. B21_DOA genomic window, TTCGATCTTCAGCGCAACACGTTTGCCGGCGGCGGCTTCTTCCCGGGACACCACTTGTCGCGCGATGGCATGTGAACTCAGCTCGACGCCGTTGAAGGTCACGCGCAGTTCGATGATCTCTCCCGGCCGGCCGTTTTCCAGATAAGGATCGAGCAGCAAACGGGCCTCGATCGCACTGCTGTCATGGCGCACATCGAAGTTTTTCTCCACGTTACCCAGCGTTGACGTGGGGTAATCCCAATTCAGGCGCTGGGGCCGGTGAATCCAGTCCGGCTCCGCCGGGATGACGTAAAGGGTCGGCTGGGGATGGTCAGCGACACTTCGAAAGTGTGCTCCTCCCGCGCGCCCCAGGCCTCGGTGCCGGCAACTGCCAGCAGCACGAGGGCGATGCATTGCTTGATCATGTCGGGTACCCGATGCGTCAGTGGTAAAGCGTGTCAGCGGCTGGCGACTTTCAGGGCTTTTCTGTCGGCGCCCTCGATCAGGAAAAAGCGGTATTCGCGGCCTTTCTCCTTGTCGAAGGCGAACGTCTTGCCGGCCAGCACATGGTGTTTGGTGGTCGCGCCGCAGTCGCTTTCCTTGCTCAGCGAACAGCTCTTGAATTCGTCGATGATGAGCACCGTGTTGCCGTTGTTGCGCAATTCATAGCGCGTATCGGTTTCATTGATCGCCGTGTCGAAACGCGCATTTTTCGGGCGCACGAAGAAGATCGTGCCGAACCCGGTCATCACGTTGACCCCCGCCGAGAGCGATTTTTTGTAGTCATCGCGTTCTTCATTGCTGACGACGAAATTGTCCTCCTGCTCCGGCACGACCGGCACGAACCGCACGCGGAAATAGCGCTCGCGATCCCGTTCGCCCATGTACAGCAGGCGCGTGCCCTGCATGCCTTGCGCCGGTACGATCAGCCGCGCCGGGCTGGCCATCAGGCCATTGCGCGAGGCACCGTCGGCGGCATTGACCACGGCAATTTCCTTTGACGTTCCATCCGCCTCGTAGACGATCTCCAGCACGTTGACCTTGACGAACGCCGTGGCGTCACCGCTGTTGAATACCCGTTTGAGGTAGGTACTTTTATCGGCATCCAGGTAGTCGTATACCGTGCCCACATTGATCTGTGGCCCGGCCTGCGCCGTCAGGCAAAACACGCTGAGCAGGCTCAGCAGCAATCCTCGGTTCATCGTTTTCAACTCCACGAATTTGGCAAATGTCCTGACTGCAGCGCTCATACGTCCGAATCCCAGATGATGGTCACATTGCCGCGCAACCTGCCGCTGGCACCGGGTCCGAGCAGGAAGTCGATCGCAGAAGGTGTCATGTCGAAATGCAAGGTGCCGGGCTTGCGATCGACGTACAGGCCTGGCTGGAACGGGCCGGTCCAGCGGTTGAATTGCAACGAATGGCGGTTGACCGACCCGCCCGGGCCGGTGATGCCGGACGGCAGGCTTATGGAAACCAGAACTTCAGTGCTGTTGCCCTCCGGATTGCCCAGCTTGCAGACGTTTCCTCCATAGGAATGGCACAGCAACATGACCTTGAAGCGCGACGACGCCGAGATATAGAACAACTGATCGCGAAAGATCCGCGTCGGCTTGCGCCCGCTTTCCACCCACCGCGCCCAACCGCCCTCGGGTTCAAGGGTGACGTTGTTGCCGCCCGGTGGCAGGTCGACCTTGAGGGTGTGCTGGACGTCGAGGACGAAGTCCAGGGTCAGGCTGCTGTCGTCCGGTCGCATCAACGGCCCGAAATCGAAATCACCCGCCGATCCGATGGTGTAAGTCATGGAGCCGGTATATAGCCCCGAAGACATACCCAATGGATTGGGGGTACGAAGCTCGTAGGCAAAATCGAGCGTATCGTACTCAATGGAAGGGATGTCGAACGCCGCGTATTTCGTGCATGGCGCCTCGACTGGTGTTTTCCAGAAAAAACGATAATGCTCGGGTCCGTACGGCGCATTGCCGCTGAACTGGCAAGGGGCGGTGCATAGACCCAACTCATGTTTGACCAAAGTCTTCGGTGACCTTCAAGTTCGTCGCTCACCCCCGCCAGAACGTAAGCCGGATGGCTGAGGACATACTTGGTCCCGACCCCTGTGATGCGCACTTCAACGATTTCCGATTCCTGAGTATCCGCGTTGATAACTGTCAGTTGGCGCCAGTTGGCCGGTGCCTTCAGCGCAAGGCCATCACCGGGGCGCATACTTCTGGCCGATACGAAACGAGCCGGCAGCTGGATACTGAACATATTGGCTGGCACGCACTGGTCCGGATAACTCGCGCAGTAACCACTGATGGGCGTCTGGTTGAGGAACACGTTCTTGCTCGGCTGAGATGGGTCCGGGCGAAACACCGCACGGATCTCCTGATTGACCGCATGCGCCGCAAACGCCGCTAGCATCAGCGCGAGAGCGCAGCCACCTGTGATGATCTTCATGGCTTCAACCCGCCTTCTGTTCGGTGGTAGTGACATCGGCCAGCGTGTCCGGCGTGCAACGCAGATCACCGATCATCAACACGTTGTTTTCGCTGCGATGGTCGGCCTCGTTGAGGCGGAACTGACACAGCAACTGATTGCCCTGACGTACTTCCAGGGTCGGTGAGCCGGCGTTCATTTCCATCGAGAAGAACCCGTCGACTTCGGTCACGCCACGGCTGGCGTGGTTGATCACGTGATGGCCCTTGAGCGGCTGGCCGCGACCGTCAACCAGACGGCCGAGCACGGTCAGGGTTTTCATCACGCGGATCTGGCGGTACTCAACGCCACCCTTGTTCAAGTGATAACGGGTGCGCGCCGGCTCAATGGTGGCGGCCGGCACGGCGTTGCCTTCGAAATCGAAACTCACCGAGCTGTTCTGATACGCCGTGATCGGAATGAAATTGCGCCCCGGCTTCAACGCAGCACCGCCGCCGCTGTAGTCGTCGGCGCGCAGGACGATGTCCTCGATGTCTGACTCGACGTCGACAATCATCCCGGCACCGCGCACTTCGCTCTGGCTGGTCAGGAGCATTTTCTCGCCGCCGACCACCAGCGTGCTGTCGAGGTTGAGCCCGCCCGTGAAGTTGCCGTTGTAGGAGGAACGCTGGACAAACGCGTCGCCGCTGAGCGCATCGGTGCGGAAATTGGTCAGGCTGGACATGCCCAGGCCGTACGTGTCGGTGAGCGCCGTCACCGAGACGCTTTGCAGCACGTGGTCCTTGAAGTCCCTGCGCCAGCCGAGCGAGGCATTGTTGTCGCGTTTGCCGTCACGGGCGGTGCGCGAGCCAATGCTGCCGGTGAGCTGCTGGCCAGGTGCGCCAAGGGCCAGGTTGATGCTCAGATCAACACCGCGATTGCGCGCATCGCCGCTGCTGAAACTGCCCGGCCGATCAAACAGCGACAGCCGCCAACTGGCATCGCTGCCCAACAGCACGGTGCGCTGGGTCCAGCCCAGATCCACGCCCATGCCTTCGACATTGCCTTCGCTGTGCGACAGCCGCGCGTTCACCGAACTCTTGCTGCTCAGGCGATGGTTGAGTGCCAGCGAGGAGTTACTGGTCTGCCCGACAAACACGTTGCGCGGCCGAATGCGCGTGCCATCGGGCAACGTGTCGTAGGTATTGGTGGTGTCGAGCCAACTGCGGTTGTGGCTGACCACGATACTGCCGGCGCCGTAGTTATAGAGGCTCTGCAGATCGAGACCGGTGCCGTAATCCTCAGTCTTGTAGACGTTGGCGTACAACGTGATGTGATTGGCCAGCGTCCAGTCGATGGAGGTGCCGTACTGCAGTTTTTCGCGGATCTGCCGCGCCGAGGCACCGACAATCACCCGTGGGTGCAGCAGGTAGTTCACCGACGCGCCGGCGGTGGGACTGCCGCTCGATTGCGTGTCCCAGTTGCTCAGCAGCTTGCTCTCCTCGCCGGCGAATACGTTGTAGCGCCAGCGCTCGTCGAGGTTGCGCCAGTTGTTGGGCTTGTACACCAGCTCCTGAGTCGTCGAAGTGATCTGGCCGTCTTCGATCAGGCGCACTTCCACCTCATAGATACCGCCGGGTAGCGGGCGGGTATCGAGGGTCTGCAGGCCGGCCGGTACCGATTGCGTATTGATCAACAAACCGTCGCGCCAGATCTCCACCGAACCCTGCCGGTTGGCGGTGACGTAGATGGGGTAAACGCTGGGCATCGGACTGTTGATTGCCAGGCTGTCGGAGCTGCCGTACATGACGCCGACCGCCGTATCGGGGCTGGTGCCGAACGTACGCGGCTGGCGCGTCAGTCCTTCGGAATTGGGGTGAAATAGCCCAGGCGAAAGAAACTGCCTTGCAGTTCGCGCTGGGTGTGCAGTTCATGTACCGCGTGATAAAGCTTGTCGTCGGGGCCGCCGAGCCGGGCCATTTGCAGATTGAGCGTCTGGCTCCAGTTGCCGAGGCTGGCGCTGGCCTCCAGACCGAAGCGTCCGCCGAGGTCCTGGTCCTGACCACCGTTGAGGTTGAGCTGATTGCGCACCATCAGGCCGCTACTGCCACCGCTCGGTTGCTCGTAATAACGTTTGGCCTCGACATCGCGTTCGGCATCTTGCGTGGCGATCGAAACCAATGAGTTTTCCAGGTTGTAATGCACCGCCAGAAAACCATCCGGGCAAGATCCCGTGCATGCGCCCAGAGGCACGCCGGGCTTGAGAAAGCTCGCCCATTTTTCCCGTTCCGCAGGACCGAAGCGGTTTTCGCTGGTGTCGGTGAATTCGAGGAGTGTGAGGCGATCATCGCGCGACAGCACCACCATGGCCTCGCCGAGCGGCTGTTGGTCGACCTCGACCCGCACCGCCAGCGGCACATCAAAGAAATGCTCCTCGAAATCCGCCGGCAAGCCTTTGGCCTGGGCCAGCAGACTGCGTGGCGTCGTACCGGCGGCGCTGGCGGCCATGGCTGTGCTGGCACACAACAACAGCGCAAGCGCAGCCGCGATGGGTGTCATCGGGAACATGAACTTGTACTCTGATTGACTGACAATGAAAGTCCGTCGGGGCCTACATGACTGTCTGCCCCGGCGGTTGACGCCACTCGTGAAAAGCGAGCGTATTGAGCTGATCAGTTGATCAGTTGCCGCCAATCGGTGGCACGGCGTCAAAGATCATTGCCACGGAACCGGTGTAGTCACCCGGCTGGAAGTTGCTGCCCTTGGCGGAGATTTTCAGCGGTGCGCGATAGTTGACGTCGGACTCGGCTTCACCGACGACCATTTGCGGAGTGGTGGTCAGTTCCTTGTTGTTGAGCATCACTTGCAGGTCGATCGAAGTGCTGCCAGCGACCAGTTTTGGCAGACTTTCCAGGCTGGCGTGTACCGAACCGTTGTTGTTGCGCACATCGAAGAAACCGTTGACTTCGGCCATCTTGCCGGTCGTCGGCTGATAGCTCATGTCCTGATCCTTGTTGACCAGGTCAGGATCGGTTGGCACCACGTAGAAACCATTGGTCGGCACGTGAGCGACGAGGCTGATGGAATGCGACGCTTCGCCCGCAGCGAAGGCACCGGTGGAGGTGATTGCCAGAAGAGCCAGGGGAGCAGCGATTGCGAATTTCTTGAACATCGTTCAGTACCTGTTTGCTTTATATAAGAGAGGTGTCATTAAAAGTTCATAAACCCATTGCTTAAGCAGCAGCGGATCAACTTGAACTTTCAACGGTGGGCATCATCGACTGTTGCCTCTGGAATGTAAGCAGGCAACTTCCGACAAACGCGTAGTTAAACCACCCTGCACCCCGCCAGAAAAAAGAACAAAAAACAGATACTTGCGACATTCGCTGTAAGTTTCGCCTTACATACAGTTATCCGAAAAAAACCATACAGCAACTTTGCCGCTTTAGATCAGCAACTTTGGAGGTATTAGAATATATACTCAAGAGCAACTAGAGCGATAACTTTAACTTCGAGGTCACGGCATCGTTCAATCACCCAAATATATTTTTTCCGCCCGAAGGGTGCTGGTGACCGCTCGTCCGTCGAAACGCGCTTGAGGAAAAAACGTCTTGCGCCACCGTTAAGATATATCTTAAGTTGTATCTAAATACGACGTGAGAGAAGCGAAATGAGAGACCACCATCCCCCCACCGCGAGCACGGCGACGGCCGCGACGGCTTCGAGAAGCGCCCGGGTCGCGAACGCGGCGGCCGCGGCCCTCGAGTGTTCGCCCCCGGTGATCTGAAATTGCTGTTGCTGGCGCTGATTGCCGAACAGCCATGCCACGGCTACGACCTGATCCGCCAGATCGAAGGCATGTTCGACGGCGCCTACAGCCCGAGCCCCGGGGTGATATACCCGACCTTGACCTTTCTGGAAGAGAGCGACCTGATCGCCGGCGATGCCGAGGCCGGCAAAAAACGTTACAGCGTGACCGACGCCGGTCGTCTGTCTTTGAGTGAGCAGGCCGTAGCGCTTGATGGCGTACGCATGCGCATCGACGTCAGCAAGCGCTCACTGCGCGGCCATGATCGCCCGGCGGAAATCCACGAAGCGGTGCACAACCTGCGCCATGCCTTGCAGCTGCACCACGGTCGCTGGAGCGCCGAAGAAATCCTGCGCGTGCGCGACCTGCTCAACGACACCGCCAAAGCCATCGTCGACGGCCCTGCCGTTCAACCTGCCCAGGAGACAGCCGAATGACTGCAGTCGATACTCAAACCATTCACCGCGTCATGCATGAAATCAAACGACGCAAGCTTGAAGTATTGCGCGTCACCGACCTGACCCCGCGCATGCGCCGCATCACCCTCGGCGGGCCCGAACTGGCCGGATTCATCAGCCTGGGCACGGACGATCACGTCAAACTGCTGTTCCCGCAGAACGCCGAACAGGCAGCAGCGCTGGAGACAATGAAGCTCGGCGCCGGCAAGGACAACGGCCCGATGCCAGAGATGCGCGACTACACGCCGCGTCGCTACGATCTGGAAAAAATGGAGCTGGACATCGATTTCGTCCTGCATGGCGATGGCCCTGCCTCGACCTGGGCGGAACAGGCGCAACCGGGGCAGTTTCTGCACATCGGCGGGCCGCGCGGGTCGATGATCGTGCCGGACATCTTCGACAGCTACCTGCTGATCGGCGACGAAACCGCCCTCCCCGCCATCGCCCGCCGCCTCGAAGGTCTGGCGGCAAATCGCAAGGCGCTGGTGGTGATTGAAGTGGAAAACGGCGCCGAGCAGCAAGTGCTGGAAAGCGCTGCGCAGTTCAATGTCATCTGGGTACTGCGCGAAGGCGGCAAGGACAACCTGCTGACGACGGTCAAACAGCTGCAAGTGCCCAAGGGCAATCTGTACGCGTGGGTGGCGACCGAGACCAAGGTCTCACGGCAGATTCGTCGGGTGCTGATCGATGAGCATGGGCTCGATGAACAGTTCATCAAGGCGGCCGGATACTGGCGCGCCGAGGGCACTGACGAGGAGTGATTTTCTCCTGACCACAATTCCCGTGTGGGAGCGAGCTTGCTCGCGAAAGCGGTGTGTCAGTCAACATCCATGCAAACTGATACACCGCATTCGCGAGCAGGCTCGCTCCCACATTGAATATCAACTTCGTGCGGACAATCTGCGGTCGAGGCCGATCACCAGCAACCCCACCAACACAAACCCCACCAGTATCCCCCGGCATTCGCCAGCACCTGTGGATAACCCAACACCGCGACATCTATGAACGGGTACGCATACGCGCCAAGCAGATGCCCGCGCAGCAAGGCGTAGATGAAATACACCAGCGGATAGATCAGCCACAGCGGCAGGTGCCACAGGCGCAACGTGCCTTTGGGAACGCAGCGCCACCAATAGCCGAGAAACAGCAATGGCATGACGTCATGGAGCAATTCATCGGCGACAAACTGCCAGCCTTGGGGATGCCACAAGTGCCGCAACAAAATGCTGTAGGCCAGACCGACCACGGCGATGCTTACCGCAATGCCACTGCTGACCCACGGTTGCAGGAACCAGCGCCGCGCGGCACATTCGCGCTCGGTGACCGCGCAGGTCAGCACCGTCGCCACCAGGGTGTTGGTCAATATCGTGAAGTAACTGAAGAAACTCACCAGCCCGCCCAACAGGCTGGCGCCGATGCTCAATCGTGCGAAGAGAATCAGGTACAGCTGAATTGCCAGCCCTGCCCAGCCCAACACGGCCAGGCCGGTGATCAGGCGTCGCCGCCTCGCGCTGTCCATCTCAGAGCGGTCGCTTGGTGCGCATCAGCTTGACGTAAAGGCGTTCGACCTTCTCCCGCGCCCACGGCGTCTTGCGCAGGAAGGTCAGACTCGACTTGATGCTCGGATCGCTCTTGAAGCAACGGATGTCGATACGCTCGGCCAGCCCCGACCACTCGTAGTGAGTCACCAGCGCATTGAGGATCTGTTCGAGGGTCACGCCGTGCAGCGGATCGGGGATTGTTCGTTCATGCCGGCCTCTGGGCGAAGTGGAAATGCGTAAAGCCGCGCACCTTAGCCGAGGGGCTGAGCGGGTGGAAGGCCTTCCTGCAAATGTAGGCCAACCCGGGAAGATCGCAGGCTGTGGCCCGGCTCACAATGCGCCCGTTTGCCGCACTGTTACCGAATCCGAAACGCTGCATGTCTGCAAAAGCCCTTTCTCAATTTGTTACAGATCATTATCCTGCCGCCCTTCCGCTGAAACGCTTCACTGCCTGCGACAATCTGAAGCGCTCGGCCTGCACCCGTAAAACATCAAAAAAGACTTTATTCATGGCTGATTTTTCCTCCTTCCGAGATAGCGCTACCTTCGCGCTGCGCACCTTCGGCGGCTGCACCGCCCTTGGCCTTGCCACCTGCGTCCAGGCAGCTCCAGCCTTCGACAGTGAGTCACCGTACATGCTCGGTGACTGGAACGGCACGCGCACAGAACTCGCGGAAAAAGGCTACGACTTCAAACTCGATTACACCGGCGAAATGGGCAGCAACCTGCACGGCGGCTATGACCACGATCGCACTGCGCGCTATAGCGACCAGTTCGGCCTCGGCACCCATCTGGATCTGCAGAAGATCCTTGGCTGGAACGACGCCGAGTTCCAACTGACCATTACCAAACGCAGCGGCAACAACATCAGCAATGACCGCATCAACGATCCGCGCGTTGGCGGCTTCACTTCGGCGCAGGAAGTCTGGGGACGTGGCCAGACTACGCGCCTGACGCAAATGTGGTATCAGCAGAAATTCTTCGATCAGAAACTCGACATCAAGGTCGGCCGGTTCGGCGAAGGCGAAGATTTCAACAGCTTCCCCTGCGATTTTCAGAACCTGGCGTTCTGTGGCTCGCAGGTTGGTAACTGGGTCGGCGGCATCTGGTACAACTGGCCGGTCAGCCAATGGGCGCTGCGGGTCAAATATCACCTGACGCCGGAGCTGTACGCACAGGTCGGCGCCTATGAGCAAAACCCGTCGAACCTCGATCGCGGCAACGGTTTCAAACTCAGCGGCAGCGGCACCCAGGGCGCGATCCTGCCGGTCGAACTGGTGTGGACGCCGAAGCTCAACGGCCTGCCGGGCGAATACCGCGCCGGTTATTACTACAGCAACGCCAAAGCGTCTGACGTTTATAAAGATCGCAATGACCAGCCGGCAGCGCTGAGCGGCGAAGCCTACCGCAGCGCGTCGAGCAAGCACGGCGTATGGCTGGGCCTGCAGCAGCAGGTCACCAGTGTCGCCAGCGATAACAGCCGGGGTTTGAGCCTGTTCGCCAACGCGACGATGCACGACAAGAAAACCAACGCCATCGATAACTACGTGCAGGCCGGCCTGACCTACAAAGGCCCGTTCGATGCCCGCGCCAAGGACGACATCGGTTTCGCCCTGGCCCGCGTCCACGTCAACCCGGCCTATCGCAAGAACGCCGAAATGACTAACCGCGCCAACGCCGTCTACGACTACGACAATCCGGCGTTCCTGCCACCGCAGGACACCGAGTACAGCGCCGAGCTGTATTACGGCGTGCACGTGACCAATTGGCTGACCGTGCGCCCGAACCTGCAATACATCCGCCACCCCGGTGGCGTGAACGACGTCGACGACGCCCTGATCGGCGGGATCAAGATCCAGTCGTCGTTCTAGAGATCTACACAAATCCAATGTAGGAGTGAGCCTGCTCGCGATAGCGGTGTTACAGGCGACATCTCCAGAGACTGAAACAGCGCTATCGCGAGCAGGCTCACTCCTACAGGAATGCATTTCGTTAGCCGAACAAGTTTTTATCTGAACCATGCCTGCGCCAAATCGTCATCTAAAGTGACTACAGCGCGGGACTACATAAACGTCACGGAGAATCACACTATGAGCACCGAAAGTGCTTCGAGTCGGGGCCGTCTGCTACCGGGCCTGCTCGGCATTCTGCTTCTACTGATGGGCCTGGCCATGCTGGCCGGGGAGTCAAGCTGAGCATGCTCGGCGGCTCGCTTTACTATCTGCTGGCCGGTATCGGCATCGCATTGACCGGCATCCTGCTGCTGATGCGCCGTCGTGCGGCGCTGGGCCTGTACGCCATCGTGCTGTTCGCCAGCACCGTATGGGCGTTGTGGGAAGTCGGTCTGGACTGGTGGCAACTGGTGCCGCGTCTGGCGATGCTGTTCGCCCTTGGTCTGGTGATGCTGCTGCCGTGGTTCCGTCGCCCGCTGCTGCTCAACGGTCCGGCGCCAATGGGCACCGGCGCCTTGAGCGTAGCGGTGGTACTGGCCGGCCTGACCGCTGTAGCCAGTCAGTTCACCAACCCAGGGAAATCAAAGGCCAGCTGGACCGCGACAGCGTCGACGGTATGACCAACACCGCCCCGGCCATGCCCGACGGTGACTGGAATTCCTACGGCCGCAGCGCCCACGGTGATCGCTACTCGCCACTGGCGCAGATCACCCCGGCCAACGTGAGCAAACTCGTACCGGCGTGGACCTACCGCACCGGCGACATCCCGGGGCCGAACGATCCGGGCGAAACCACCGCTGAAAACACCCCGCTGAAAGTCAACGGCATGCTCTATGTGTGCACGCCGCACAGCCAGGTGATTGCGCTGGATCCGGACAGCGGTAAGGAAATCTGGCGCTTCGATCCGAAGCTGAGTACGCAGAACGCGGCCAACTTCAAAGGCTGGGCGCACATGACCTGCCGTGGCGTGAGCTATCACGACGACGCGGTCTATGCCTCCGAGCAGAGCCCGACCGGTTCGGCCAGCCCGGCCCCGGCCAGCGCCTGCCCGCGTCGCATCTTCCTGCCAACCGCCGACACCCGTCTGATCGCCCTGAACGCCGACACCGGCAAAATGTGCGAAGACTTTGGCGACAAAGGCCAGGTCGACCTGAGCGCCAACATCGGCGGCTTCAACGCCGGCGGCTACTACTCCACTTCGCCACCTGCGGTCACCAAGGACCTGGTGGTGATCGGCGGTCACGTCACCGACAACGTTTCCACCGACGAGCCTAGCGGCGTGATCCGCGCGTTCGACGTGCACACCGGCAAACTGGTGTGGAACTGGGACAGCGGCAACCCGGACGACACCGCGCCGATCGCCGAAGGGAAGACCTATACGCGCAACTCGCCGAACATGTGGTCGATGTTTGCCGTCGATGAAAAACTCGGCATGCTCTACCTGCCGATGGGCAACCAGACCCCGGACCAGTTCGGTGGCATGCGTACGCCTGAATCGGAACTGCACGCCGCTGGCCTGACCGCGCTGGACATCGCCACCGGTAAGGTGCGCTGGAACTTCCAGTTCACCCACCATGACCTGTGGGATATGGACGTCGGCGGTCAACCGACCGTGATGGACATCAAGACCGCTGACGGCGTCAAGCCAGCGGTACTGGCGTCGACCAAGCAGGGCAGCATCTACGTGCTGGATCGCAGCACCGGCAAGGCCATCGTGCCGATCAACGAAATCCCGGTGCCACAAGGCGCGGTGGAAGGCGACCACACTTCGCCGACCCAACCGAAATCCGACCTCAACTTCATGCCGCCGCCACTCAAAGAACGCGACATGTGGGGCGTGACGCCATTCGATCAGATGCTCTGCCGGATCGACTTCAAATCCCTGCGTTATGACGGCCCGTTCACCCCGCCATCGCTGCAAGGTTCGATCGTGTATCCAGGCAACTTCGGCGTGTTCGACTGGGGCGGCATCTCGGTCGATCCGGTGCGCCAGATCGCCTTCGTCAACCCGAGCTACATGGCGTTCCGTTCGAAACTGGTACCGGCTGCAGAAGTTGCCGGCGGCCCGGGTCGCAAGAGCGAAACCGAAGGCGTACAGCCCAACAAGGGCGCGCCATACGGCGTGATCCTCGAGGCGCTGCTGTCGCCAATGGGCTTGCCATGCCAGGCGCCAGCGTGGGGTTATGTCGCAGCGGTCGACCTGACCACCAGCAAAACCATCTGGATGCACAAAAACGG contains:
- a CDS encoding VF530 family protein, yielding MPDPLHGVTLEQILNALVTHYEWSGLAERIDIRCFKSDPSIKSSLTFLRKTPWAREKVERLYVKLMRTKRPL
- a CDS encoding CS1 type fimbrial major subunit, which codes for MFKKFAIAAPLALLAITSTGAFAAGEASHSISLVAHVPTNGFYVVPTDPDLVNKDQDMSYQPTTGKMAEVNGFFDVRNNNGSVHASLESLPKLVAGSTSIDLQVMLNNKELTTTPQMVVGEAESDVNYRAPLKISAKGSNFQPGDYTGSVAMIFDAVPPIGGN
- a CDS encoding molecular chaperone; the protein is MNRGLLLSLLSVFCLTAQAGPQINVGTVYDYLDADKSTYLKRVFNSGDATAFVKVNVLEIVYEADGTSKEIAVVNAADGASRNGLMASPARLIVPAQGMQGTRLLYMGERDRERYFRVRFVPVVPEQEDNFVVSNEERDDYKKSLSAGVNVMTGFGTIFFVRPKNARFDTAINETDTRYELRNNGNTVLIIDEFKSCSLSKESDCGATTKHHVLAGKTFAFDKEKGREYRFFLIEGADRKALKVASR
- a CDS encoding siderophore-interacting protein — protein: MTAVDTQTIHRVMHEIKRRKLEVLRVTDLTPRMRRITLGGPELAGFISLGTDDHVKLLFPQNAEQAAALETMKLGAGKDNGPMPEMRDYTPRRYDLEKMELDIDFVLHGDGPASTWAEQAQPGQFLHIGGPRGSMIVPDIFDSYLLIGDETALPAIARRLEGLAANRKALVVIEVENGAEQQVLESAAQFNVIWVLREGGKDNLLTTVKQLQVPKGNLYAWVATETKVSRQIRRVLIDEHGLDEQFIKAAGYWRAEGTDEE
- a CDS encoding carbohydrate porin, yielding MADFSSFRDSATFALRTFGGCTALGLATCVQAAPAFDSESPYMLGDWNGTRTELAEKGYDFKLDYTGEMGSNLHGGYDHDRTARYSDQFGLGTHLDLQKILGWNDAEFQLTITKRSGNNISNDRINDPRVGGFTSAQEVWGRGQTTRLTQMWYQQKFFDQKLDIKVGRFGEGEDFNSFPCDFQNLAFCGSQVGNWVGGIWYNWPVSQWALRVKYHLTPELYAQVGAYEQNPSNLDRGNGFKLSGSGTQGAILPVELVWTPKLNGLPGEYRAGYYYSNAKASDVYKDRNDQPAALSGEAYRSASSKHGVWLGLQQQVTSVASDNSRGLSLFANATMHDKKTNAIDNYVQAGLTYKGPFDARAKDDIGFALARVHVNPAYRKNAEMTNRANAVYDYDNPAFLPPQDTEYSAELYYGVHVTNWLTVRPNLQYIRHPGGVNDVDDALIGGIKIQSSF